The DNA sequence cattttttcataatttttcaattttccaacacattattacaaaattgtaattacaaataaCTACAATGtcttttgcaaatattacCTTACGACCAGCTTTTATCAGAACATTTAGCTAAAGTAGATAAGGCTGAACTTTGTCTCAGGGGCccatttgtttttgttaaaactTATCAAATCGTATAGTTTTTCACCTGAAAAGTCCGAAAATGCAAGTTAAAAGTTTAGGAatccaatagtttaaataatgttttagtTTAAACACTATTAACTCTATCTCAACATTTCTGTCATTATAGTATAATATGTTGTTTTTAATCGCTTCTAAAGTTCTTCGAAGCATCTGCAATTTTTACATCCACTGCTGCTCTTGATGTTTCTTTGACGAGTCGATAAATTTGTCAATGATCATCCAATCGAATCCAAGTATAGTATACAATGGATATTAGGTTAAGTGAGCGTTTGACGTTGTCGAGTGTTTTATCTATTCTAATAACTGAAAGAAATATATCGTACATGCAAATTGAATGTAACAGCGATgataaaatgtgaataaaacAGGATCGTTAAAGGAGCGTGAGTGATATACATAAGAGTAAATCATTTAGTCGCGGCACTGTAAAACTCACCTTCCCTCTTTGTTTACACAATTCTGAGGGTGCACTCAGGTGCATTCTGCATTCTCGAGTCATTTAAAGATGATTCAAGTTTAAATGCATGATAGTTCgatgcatttattaaaaacttattTCCACGAACGAAATGATGTAAcgttcaattataaaattaagttataaattttaaaatgtagttTTATGTAATACATTTCAGTACAAGTGTTTGTTGGGTAGGacttttaatgtttctatttaatctATTAAATGACAACACATTAAATAGTCGACGCGAGTTTGCTAGGTctccaaaaatttataaatatggtTCGTTAATGCAATGCATACCGTGTGACGATTTCCATTTCGTTGCTAAGGATTTCAAGAAactatgaattaaataatattttaataaatttgcttAATCGTTTAACGAATCTCTTCGGTCAAAAATAAACGTGACGTGAATGTTATTAAAAGCGTGAGTTAGTGTTTGTTTATAAccttaaaaacataaatatcatttttttttgtcattttaataattaatattgttttactgtacttgtaatttatataacagCAATATTACTCTTATTTCgtaagaaatgtttaattgcaAATAGTCAAGTAAttgtgcaattaatttttgctaaTACATATGTTTTAGTATTTTGTGCATTAATATAGTTACTATTctacaaatgtttaatttgtaaacGAAACATTATTTACCGCTAGAAACTtagtaaatttcaaaagaattatACTTTTTCTAATGATACGTATTGTTTTTAGAATTATAGAAATTGCTGGCGGACGAGAAGTTTTCTCTCAAAGTAGAGGTAAAGTCGCAGCTAGGAAATCACGCTTTCTCGCTGCGTCAAATTCCTTAAATAACGAAGATATTCAAATAGATAACAAGCTAtccattaaaagaaataataaatctccGAACACGCAAACTATATGGGAATTAAGGAGTCGGTAAGTAGACAATTTttagttacaaataaattttagttgtatttgtatttataattacatgaATTTaactactattactactatgtatttaataaataattttatatcatttctaGATGCGGCGACACAAGGAAGCAGCGTTCTAACAGGGAAGTAACTGAAACTGTATTTGCTTCTGAAATACATTCGGTGCGGCataattcaacaaaatcaATCCTTGACTATGATTCCCCAAAGAGCAATCACAGTAatcgtattattaattatgactcAATTTTGAATAGCAATAATGTAGAATACAATGtaccaaaaaatattatggaaCTCGATTATGGATTGTCCAAGAGTTGCATAGATTACCAGTCGAATCATACAACGCCAGCGAGAAGTATGGCTATCGTCAGCGACGGTGAAGTTGTCGTTTTCGACGATATCGATGATAATTGGCAAAATTTGAGACTAGATTTAACTTCTAATAATACCAACCAAGTTACGTCGACTAATTTAAATCTCGAGTCTGAAGAGTCCCAGAGAGGTCGTATTCCTCCTGAACCTCTAAGTTCTAGCATTGGAAGTACTCCAAGCCCGACAACGGCATATCATCGTAATACTTCAGAGTTTTTTAAGGTATTCCTCAGTTTTGTTTCTcgagttttttaaattttattattaagttaAATGTTCGATGTAAGCTAAATTATATCTACTTCTAGGTAATTACACCAGCTAGCGATTGCGAAGTAGATTCACCATCATCGGAACGTAATCACAAAGTAGCAAGAGTAATTGGTGAATTACCGATAGCACAGTATTCTGAAAGTCCGAGACGTTACGGGGTCCGTGATACTCAGCTTCCTTGCCTTTTATCATCGCCATCTGTATACATGACGCCGAGACCTGGATTTCCACAGAGAGTATTGCCAACAACACCAAGTCATAATGaggtatatttgaatatttataatttgatattattctcagaaataatgattggtaataaaatttaatttacttttatttcaaaaaggaGAGTACTTCTACAGAAATCATCGTAGAAAAGGCTGTGGTAGAAACAAATATGAATTACTCTGATGATCAAACTGTGAATGTCTCTCCCCCATCTCCAAAAatcgaagatgaagaagaagactCTATGAAACCATCGACTTTGCCCATAGACAATATAAGCAATCTTGTATCGTCGGGTGGTAGTacattcgattatttatatgaattctCGGAGACGCGAAAAGTGctcgaggaattttttaagTGTCCACCGCCaacaaaagagaaagagaacaGTACCGAATCCTTTCCATTTCAGGTATGCATCTATTGCTTACTATTGTTATCTACATAATAACGTATAActgtatttgtaattttattttgtatcgtaCGTGTTACTGAAGGATCTTGATTACGAATTACGGAGGCAAGGTGGAAGTGCATACGTTGGTCAACGGTTAGCCAGTGGTCCGCCAACAACAGAAGAAGTGCTAGTACACGAATCTCCCAAGAAACAAAGAATCGACTTTCCACAAAATGTAAGTGTGATTTTCTTCAGTCGAAAGTACAAGCGGTCGAGGTGATTCGAATACaaccatttatttgtttgttagaCTGGCGAAcacgaaaacaatttcttagATCTTTCGGTTGGTACTGGGAGTAGCGAAGATCTGGGGGAAACAGAGGTTGGATTACAAGTCGGACATTCCCGTAATTTTACTTTGAGTCCCGAAACGACTGACTGCGATAGCAACTGTGGTGACCTCGACAGCGAAGTTTCTTTAATGATGATGGATAACGAATTGATACCAGCCAGCGGGCTTCTCGGCTCAATGGGCGACCTAGGAAACAATTCTGATCCATTGAGAATATATACCAGTATGCCTGTCCTCGAGGATGGCTTGTCCAGCGGTCATGCCAGCGATACCGATAACAATAACCCAACTGTGATGCTGATGAAACGacaaattaacgaaattgaaaaggaGATTATTCAGAGAAGTCGCGTTAATGACACTAGTTATCCTACTGCAACCGAAACTGACTCGGTCGGAAAAGAGCTTCCCGGTTTAACCGTcaacaaagatattttacattctcTAAAAACTTCCTCGCCTGACCTGTTCATTCCGAAAAAAGAGAATTCGTACGATACAAACGAGCTACAGTTCGATGGTTTGGACCCCCTTGGCACACCTCCGCCACCTGCACCTCAAGCTAGGCAAACTGTCAGTTTAGAAATTGGTGGCGAGGTTGAGGCTGCCATCAAAGATATCAGAATGGCTTTACAGAGGACTAAGACTTTACCCGTCAAGTCTTCGACGGAAGAACCACTTGAACCCAATGTCAGTCCAATTTGGATACCAAggtattttactttcttttgttCAAGTTCATGTTCAAGTCCAAGTATTGGTACAATTTTGATACGCAGTGTACTCTTATATCAcacatttatctttctccttatCCTATACaaataaagtaattgttcTTCTTTAAGTAcatctaattaaaatttagtataTCGGATGGCAGGCGGAGAATTTGCGTAGAAAACAACAGCGAAGAATCGGAAGTTCGACACGCGGGCGAAGATGCAGATGTCGAGAACGAAGAAGGTCCAGACGAAGAGGAGGCAGACACCGATCTCGAGACTGATCGATTACTTGGCCAGCAAAGAACAGACGATCAGGGTTTTTACGATGACAAGGTAAGTacgatagaaattttaatatacttcattgttcatttcataatattttattaaaagtaatgttTCTACACGGTTTTTTACCGATTTGAACATTAGGCATCGCTATCACACTTCTTCTGTTTAGCGTTGCAGAAACATTAGAAATGCGATAACGTTGCTTAACACTTTTAGCATGAATTACAAatctttttaatggaatagtaagaataaattaattgttatatatgtataaagtgaGATCCTTAAAGTCcgattgatttatttttttatggaagTTTACATGAAAAACATgaattacaaagataatttttgAGGACCAAAAGTTCTAAATATTAAGATTAGATTCCTCCAGACTCGCTTAACGCTGACGCTTcttgataataaaagaaataatcctCTTACGataagttattattaataactataTTATTGCTTGTAGTTCAAATTATGAATTTCCTTATGCTAAGCAGTAAAACTTACGAGTACATCGTACAGTGATAGTATACATATCTAGTCGTACCAACAGTTAAACAGTAATAAATGATTATGTACCTTGGTTATCCTTTCGAATCCAGTAAGGTAGATCACGtacatttgaaaaagtttttgtttaaataattgcaaGATCAACGATTCTCACGTTGTACAAACTGAATCTCATAATTTTAGTCTGTTCATTTAGTAgtaacaaatgtattttttcaagatttcAATCCTTTATATGGTGATCtaaaaaagttacaataatcaTAAGTATGATTTATCacgttgaaaatataatattatatgtccgatgaaataaaaaaggattAAATGATGAAAGAAACTGTGCGATGcgtataaaaattgagatgGGTTGCTTgagcaaatatatttaatcgacTAACATGACATAAATGTAATTGGTGTTACATAGGGGTGGAGGAAGCCTAAGACTAGGACAATGTTACCACCGATGAGTGGGAAACTGTCGACTCCTAAACAAACTCCCCCGAAAAGCCTCAGTGTCGCTCCGGTAGAAAGCCCGCTAGCATCTTCAGAACCTTTAGCTTCGACCTCTGCCTGTGTCTCCACTTCCGCTTCTGCCTCTATCTCACCTCCGCCAGTAGTTTCCGTAATTAAATCACCGCCGTCCGATCGTGATGTTACCACTCCCACGCAAACCACGTCGAGTCCACAGAAGACTCCAGCAAAAAATTCTCCCTCGTCCCCTCAGAGTCTCAAGGAATCCAGCAACAAGGTGAAAAAGGTGccctttcaattaaattacacaaacctatcttcttcttcttctattctttttctgctactgttgctgctgctgcctACTGCTGCTGATGATGATGATACTGCTATCGCTCCTTCTTCTGTTCTCTTAGTTACTCTTGTTGTTAGTAGTATCGCAATATATACAGTTACAGAAAACCTTATGGGAATTCTTATGGAATCCTAGTCTTATCCTTCGAATAAGTAGAATCACTACAGTTTCAATTAGCAAAAAATTCGAATGCAAAGATTGCATGTTTCCCATTTTCCTTTTCATATAATTCAACTCtttgtaatgtaacaaacATCTTAGCGAAAGCTAATGACCTTATATATAAgcataaacaattaataaacacATTGCATGAATAGAGCTTAAAGAGGATCGGTTATGTGACATGCGAAAAGCACGTAGTCGTGATATTGTTTAACGTACTCTTATTTGTAACGTgcataatatatacaaaattttgtgtttcacaggacaaagaagaaaagaagaaaagcaGAAATAAAGAAggtaaaaaacaatattcctTATGTTTTTTTTGCGAATACAAgcataattataaatgacttTGTTATTCATCATTACTTTTCATACGTATCTTTCATAAGAGTAGTGTTAATAGATTGGTTAGACTTTAGCGATGAAATAATGCAgcgatacaataatatagaaaatattataaaatataaatgataaaattatacaaacatCAGATAATATAGAAAGCATTACAAAGAAAgagcaaaagaaaatgtacatatGAAACTCTGTCGATTGTACATTGAATCGTGTGAAATTTCTCTAGCTATACAATTATACAAACCGATACATTCtgcactttttatttatcaaatgtGTACTAAtgaacaaataacaaatattttcttttaatcgcTGCATTCCTATCGGGCACATTCGGTAGGTagttctaaaataattttatggtCACGCGAAATTACGATATGCTGAGATGTTTGACGCAAGAtatatgaacaattttttggtAGAAGTCTTGAAGTAGAGACGAAGCGATAAGTATTTGAAAGTTGATAGTAtatactataattaaaaaaaaatatatactttgtTTTGAAGAAGTAGtggattaaattaaataatggatcataataattaatcgattgataaaataaatttgttgtattttgacCATTTATTAAAACCTACAGTTTTTAAACATAGTTGTTGCTTGTTGTCGCTAAATATTAACGTCGCTGAACGCTTGTAAACACCGAAGTCCGTATCTCCTTAGCCATTACTCGTATTTGTCCATTGGATTAAAAACGTCATGGGATTCAGTAATTGATATTTAGAGATTACAATCACTTTGATAAGATGTATACGATATACGATTTTTTTCCGTAACGCGCTGTATCCCTATTTATTCTTTCAAGTATAGTCATCCTCGTTGGTCTTCTTGCACTTTCTACAacactaaaaatatttatagtatttcgGTGGAACAgcgatatattttctatgatttcaattgaaaattgtattatataccTATTCCTGTTTTtgttatgcaaattatttatatatttcgacGAGGACACGAGAAGCATGCAAAATAAAGAGAATTCAAGAAGAATAGCTCggcaaattattaaatttctttgtgtTAATTATAACAGATAACTAGATTTGTATCAAaagatttttatcaaaatagaaGAATAAGAGTGAAGTGGCGTGTTTATTTTACAAGTTAAGTGATTGTTCAATTCAAGTTCCATTAAAGGGGATAAGTGGCTATTGGATTAAAGTTGTCAGATGCAACAGAGATGCAACtgtaaaagtgaaaatgtATTAACATAGGAGATACGGATATCGTGTTGGAAGAtactttgaaaaaagaaaacaaaaaacagaACACTCGTACATATAAAGTAGCCTTGAAATGGCTATTCAAATAACGTTgtttaaacataaaagaaataagtgaagaaagtaaaaatggaCCATATGGAAATTTCTGTTCCTGTATCTTCGATCAGACTTCTTCGATCTGCGCTTGACTATTTATCAGCGTTCGGTTGCTTGAATAATGAAAGATTCAACGACAGAGCTAAATGGTGCCTTTCTGCGTCTATTTCAGCACTTCTGGATGATCCTTCAGTTTTAATCGAGGGAGTACTATTTAGAGCAAGATATCTCGGA is a window from the Hylaeus volcanicus isolate JK05 chromosome 7, UHH_iyHylVolc1.0_haploid, whole genome shotgun sequence genome containing:
- the LOC128879428 gene encoding uncharacterized protein LOC128879428 isoform X8, coding for MLLKAIIEIAGGREVFSQSRGKVAARKSRFLAASNSLNNEDIQIDNKLSIKRNNKSPNTQTIWELRSRCGDTRKQRSNREVTETVFASEIHSVRHNSTKSILDYDSPKSNHSNRIINYDSILNSNNVEYNVPKNIMELDYGLSKSCIDYQSNHTTPARSMAIVSDGEVVVFDDIDDNWQNLRLDLTSNNTNQVTSTNLNLESEESQRGRIPPEPLSSSIGSTPSPTTAYHRNTSEFFKVITPASDCEVDSPSSERNHKVARVIGELPIAQYSESPRRYGVRDTQLPCLLSSPSVYMTPRPGFPQRVLPTTPSHNEESTSTEIIVEKAVVETNMNYSDDQTVNVSPPSPKIEDEEEDSMKPSTLPIDNISNLVSSGGSTFDYLYEFSETRKVLEEFFKCPPPTKEKENSTESFPFQDLDYELRRQGGSAYVGQRLASGPPTTEEVLVHESPKKQRIDFPQNTGEHENNFLDLSVGTGSSEDLGETEVGLQVGHSRNFTLSPETTDCDSNCGDLDSEVSLMMMDNELIPASGLLGSMGDLGNNSDPLRIYTSMPVLEDGLSSGHASDTDNNNPTVMLMKRQINEIEKEIIQRSRVNDTSYPTATETDSVGKELPGLTVNKDILHSLKTSSPDLFIPKKENSYDTNELQFDGLDPLGTPPPPAPQARQTVSLEIGGEVEAAIKDIRMALQRTKTLPVKSSTEEPLEPNVSPIWIPSISDGRRRICVENNSEESEVRHAGEDADVENEEGPDEEEADTDLETDRLLGQQRTDDQGFYDDKGWRKPKTRTMLPPMSGKLSTPKQTPPKSLSVAPVESPLASSEPLASTSACVSTSASASISPPPVVSVIKSPPSDRDVTTPTQTTSSPQKTPAKNSPSSPQSLKESSNKVKKDKEEKKKSRNKEALLDDPSVLIEGVLFRARYLGSTQLVCEGEPTKSTRMCQAEEAVSRIKAPDGETQPSTEVDLFISTEKIMVLNTDLKEIMMDHALRTISYIADIGDVVVLMARRRFVPHEMEEAPKINRTPKMICHVFESEEARFIAQSIGQAFQVAYMEFLKANGIEDHSFVKEMDYQEVLNSQEIFGDELQMFAKKEMQKEVVVPKAKGEILGVVIVESGWGSMLPTVVIANLAPAGAAARCGQLNIGDQIIAINGVSLVGLPLSTCQTYIKNSKNQTVVKLTVVPCAPVVEVKIKRPDTKYQLGFSVQNGVICSLLRGGIAERGGVRVGHRIIEINNQSVVAVPHEKIVNLLATSVGEILMKTMPTSMFRLLTGQESPVYI
- the LOC128879428 gene encoding uncharacterized protein LOC128879428 isoform X9, coding for MTSLILENADLNRLFPKCRPRGGPPPSPGASTQISQPHESLCQKEAASVTTSLASTFATTFANTLTTTRAIASKNTHSNHSREIPEDMIDLERDISDRTTSMVSGFAGESQLSVGISGGNGSVSGPLGTFSSLGTLNTKPLSSSSSSASGHSEDAPQYGSLPGSDHQGHSQQDDSGPEESPVYILTSAKGDRSYKLRDSRIIEIAGGREVFSQSRGKVAARKSRFLAASNSLNNEDIQIDNKLSIKRNNKSPNTQTIWELRSRCGDTRKQRSNREVTETVFASEIHSVRHNSTKSILDYDSPKSNHSNRIINYDSILNSNNVEYNVPKNIMELDYGLSKSCIDYQSNHTTPARSMAIVSDGEVVVFDDIDDNWQNLRLDLTSNNTNQVTSTNLNLESEESQRGRIPPEPLSSSIGSTPSPTTAYHRNTSEFFKVITPASDCEVDSPSSERNHKVARVIGELPIAQYSESPRRYGVRDTQLPCLLSSPSVYMTPRPGFPQRVLPTTPSHNEESTSTEIIVEKAVVETNMNYSDDQTVNVSPPSPKIEDEEEDSMKPSTLPIDNISNLVSSGGSTFDYLYEFSETRKVLEEFFKCPPPTKEKENSTESFPFQDLDYELRRQGGSAYVGQRLASGPPTTEEVLVHESPKKQRIDFPQNTGEHENNFLDLSVGTGSSEDLGETEVGLQVGHSRNFTLSPETTDCDSNCGDLDSEVSLMMMDNELIPASGLLGSMGDLGNNSDPLRIYTSMPVLEDGLSSGHASDTDNNNPTVMLMKRQINEIEKEIIQRSRVNDTSYPTATETDSVGKELPGLTVNKDILHSLKTSSPDLFIPKKENSYDTNELQFDGLDPLGTPPPPAPQARQTVSLEIGGEVEAAIKDIRMALQRTKTLPVKSSTEEPLEPNVSPIWIPSISDGRRRICVENNSEESEVRHAGEDADVENEEGPDEEEADTDLETDRLLGQQRTDDQGFYDDKGWRKPKTRTMLPPMSGKLSTPKQTPPKSLSVAPVESPLASSEPLASTSACVSTSASASISPPPVVSVIKSPPSDRDVTTPTQTTSSPQKTPAKNSPSSPQSLKESSNKVKKDKEEKKKSRNKEALLDDPSVLIEGVLFRARYLGSTQLVCEGEPTKSTRMCQAEEAVSRIKEGPVGTGTQATATLLNYGGQDEFGRCSIASQGSLEEDECDSSEELIGSASGGGQSVSQTVGLQPKLPLAPISGSMEPATVFRLHFLGSVEVEEEGRRKRLNNHIVREAVTKIKVRPPTLRCIIILYYIIF
- the LOC128879428 gene encoding uncharacterized protein LOC128879428 isoform X4, coding for MTSLILENADLNRLFPKCRPRGGPPPSPGASTQISQPHESLCQKEAASVTTSLASTFATTFANTLTTTRAIASKNTHSNHSREIPEDMIDLERDISDRTTSMVSGFAGESQLSVGISGGNGSVSGPLGTFSSLGTLNTKPLSSSSSSASGHSEDAPQYGSLPGSDHQGHSQQDDSGPEESPVYILTSAKGDRSYKLRDSRIIEIAGGREVFSQSRGKVAARKSRFLAASNSLNNEDIQIDNKLSIKRNNKSPNTQTIWELRSRCGDTRKQRSNREVTETVFASEIHSVRHNSTKSILDYDSPKSNHSNRIINYDSILNSNNVEYNVPKNIMELDYGLSKSCIDYQSNHTTPARSMAIVSDGEVVVFDDIDDNWQNLRLDLTSNNTNQVTSTNLNLESEESQRGRIPPEPLSSSIGSTPSPTTAYHRNTSEFFKVITPASDCEVDSPSSERNHKVARVIGELPIAQYSESPRRYGVRDTQLPCLLSSPSVYMTPRPGFPQRVLPTTPSHNEESTSTEIIVEKAVVETNMNYSDDQTVNVSPPSPKIEDEEEDSMKPSTLPIDNISNLVSSGGSTFDYLYEFSETRKVLEEFFKCPPPTKEKENSTESFPFQDLDYELRRQGGSAYVGQRLASGPPTTEEVLVHESPKKQRIDFPQNTGEHENNFLDLSVGTGSSEDLGETEVGLQVGHSRNFTLSPETTDCDSNCGDLDSEVSLMMMDNELIPASGLLGSMGDLGNNSDPLRIYTSMPVLEDGLSSGHASDTDNNNPTVMLMKRQINEIEKEIIQRSRVNDTSYPTATETDSVGKELPGLTVNKDILHSLKTSSPDLFIPKKENSYDTNELQFDGLDPLGTPPPPAPQARQTVSLEIGGEVEAAIKDIRMALQRTKTLPVKSSTEEPLEPNVSPIWIPSISDGRRRICVENNSEESEVRHAGEDADVENEEGPDEEEADTDLETDRLLGQQRTDDQGFYDDKGWRKPKTRTMLPPMSGKLSTPKQTPPKSLSVAPVESPLASSEPLASTSACVSTSASASISPPPVVSVIKSPPSDRDVTTPTQTTSSPQKTPAKNSPSSPQSLKESSNKVKKDKEEKKKSRNKEVLIEGVLFRARYLGSTQLVCEGEPTKSTRMCQAEEAVSRIKAPDGETQPSTEVDLFISTEKIMVLNTDLKEIMMDHALRTISYIADIGDVVVLMARRRFVPHEMEEAPKINRTPKMICHVFESEEARFIAQSIGQAFQVAYMEFLKANGIEDHSFVKEMDYQEVLNSQEIFGDELQMFAKKEMQKEVVVPKAKGEILGVVIVESGWGSMLPTVVIANLAPAGAAARCGQLNIGDQIIAINGVSLVGLPLSTCQTYIKNSKNQTVVKLTVVPCAPVVEVKIKRPDTKYQLGFSVQNGVICSLLRGGIAERGGVRVGHRIIEINNQSVVAVPHEKIVNLLATSVGEILMKTMPTSMFRLLTGQESPVYI
- the LOC128879428 gene encoding uncharacterized protein LOC128879428 isoform X2, translated to MTSLILENADLNRLFPKCRPRGGPPPSPGASTQISQPHESLCQKEAASVTTSLASTFATTFANTLTTTRAIASKNTHSNHSREIPEDMIDLERDISDRTTSMVSGFAGESQLSVGISGGNGSVSGPLGTFSSLGTLNTKPLSSSSSSASGHSEDAPQYGSLPGSDHQGHSQQDDSGPEESPVYILTSAKGDRSYKLRDSRIIEIAGGREVFSQSRGKVAARKSRFLAASNSLNNEDIQIDNKLSIKRNNKSPNTQTIWELRSRCGDTRKQRSNREVTETVFASEIHSVRHNSTKSILDYDSPKSNHSNRIINYDSILNSNNVEYNVPKNIMELDYGLSKSCIDYQSNHTTPARSMAIVSDGEVVVFDDIDDNWQNLRLDLTSNNTNQVTSTNLNLESEESQRGRIPPEPLSSSIGSTPSPTTAYHRNTSEFFKVITPASDCEVDSPSSERNHKVARVIGELPIAQYSESPRRYGVRDTQLPCLLSSPSVYMTPRPGFPQRVLPTTPSHNEESTSTEIIVEKAVVETNMNYSDDQTVNVSPPSPKIEDEEEDSMKPSTLPIDNISNLVSSGGSTFDYLYEFSETRKVLEEFFKCPPPTKEKENSTESFPFQDLDYELRRQGGSAYVGQRLASGPPTTEEVLVHESPKKQRIDFPQNTGEHENNFLDLSVGTGSSEDLGETEVGLQVGHSRNFTLSPETTDCDSNCGDLDSEVSLMMMDNELIPASGLLGSMGDLGNNSDPLRIYTSMPVLEDGLSSGHASDTDNNNPTVMLMKRQINEIEKEIIQRSRVNDTSYPTATETDSVGKELPGLTVNKDILHSLKTSSPDLFIPKKENSYDTNELQFDGLDPLGTPPPPAPQARQTVSLEIGGEVEAAIKDIRMALQRTKTLPVKSSTEEPLEPNVSPIWIPSISDGRRRICVENNSEESEVRHAGEDADVENEEGPDEEEADTDLETDRLLGQQRTDDQGFYDDKGWRKPKTRTMLPPMSGKLSTPKQTPPKSLSVAPVESPLASSEPLASTSACVSTSASASISPPPVVSVIKSPPSDRDVTTPTQTTSSPQKTPAKNSPSSPQSLKESSNKDKEEKKKSRNKEALLDDPSVLIEGVLFRARYLGSTQLVCEGEPTKSTRMCQAEEAVSRIKAPDGETQPSTEVDLFISTEKIMVLNTDLKEIMMDHALRTISYIADIGDVVVLMARRRFVPHEMEEAPKINRTPKMICHVFESEEARFIAQSIGQAFQVAYMEFLKANGIEDHSFVKEMDYQEVLNSQEIFGDELQMFAKKEMQKEVVVPKAKGEILGVVIVESGWGSMLPTVVIANLAPAGAAARCGQLNIGDQIIAINGVSLVGLPLSTCQTYIKNSKNQTVVKLTVVPCAPVVEVKIKRPDTKYQLGFSVQNGVICSLLRGGIAERGGVRVGHRIIEINNQSVVAVPHEKIVNLLATSVGEILMKTMPTSMFRLLTGQESPVYI
- the LOC128879428 gene encoding uncharacterized protein LOC128879428 isoform X5; its protein translation is MTSLILENADLNRLFPKCRPRGGPPPSPGASTQISQPHESLCQKEAASVTTSLASTFATTFANTLTTTRAIASKNTHSNHSREIPEDMIDLERDISDRTTSMVSGFAGESQLSVGISGGNGSVSGPLGTFSSLGTLNTKPLSSSSSSASGHSEDAPQYGSLPGSDHQGHSQQDDSGPEESPVYILTSAKGDRSYKLRDSRIIEIAGGREVFSQSRGKVAARKSRFLAASNSLNNEDIQIDNKLSIKRNNKSPNTQTIWELRSRCGDTRKQRSNREVTETVFASEIHSVRHNSTKSILDYDSPKSNHSNRIINYDSILNSNNVEYNVPKNIMELDYGLSKSCIDYQSNHTTPARSMAIVSDGEVVVFDDIDDNWQNLRLDLTSNNTNQVTSTNLNLESEESQRGRIPPEPLSSSIGSTPSPTTAYHRNTSEFFKVITPASDCEVDSPSSERNHKVARVIGELPIAQYSESPRRYGVRDTQLPCLLSSPSVYMTPRPGFPQRVLPTTPSHNEESTSTEIIVEKAVVETNMNYSDDQTVNVSPPSPKIEDEEEDSMKPSTLPIDNISNLVSSGGSTFDYLYEFSETRKVLEEFFKCPPPTKEKENSTESFPFQDLDYELRRQGGSAYVGQRLASGPPTTEEVLVHESPKKQRIDFPQNTGEHENNFLDLSVGTGSSEDLGETEVGLQVGHSRNFTLSPETTDCDSNCGDLDSEVSLMMMDNELIPASGLLGSMGDLGNNSDPLRIYTSMPVLEDGLSSGHASDTDNNNPTVMLMKRQINEIEKEIIQRSRVNDTSYPTATETDSVGKELPGLTVNKDILHSLKTSSPDLFIPKKENSYDTNELQFDGLDPLGTPPPPAPQARQTVSLEIGGEVEAAIKDIRMALQRTKTLPVKSSTEEPLEPNVSPIWIPSISDGRRRICVENNSEESEVRHAGEDADVENEEGPDEEEADTDLETDRLLGQQRTDDQGFYDDKGWRKPKTRTMLPPMSGKLSTPKQTPPKSLSVAPVESPLASSEPLASTSACVSTSASASISPPPVVSVIKSPPSDRDVTTPTQTTSSPQKTPAKNSPSSPQSLKESSNKDKEEKKKSRNKEVLIEGVLFRARYLGSTQLVCEGEPTKSTRMCQAEEAVSRIKAPDGETQPSTEVDLFISTEKIMVLNTDLKEIMMDHALRTISYIADIGDVVVLMARRRFVPHEMEEAPKINRTPKMICHVFESEEARFIAQSIGQAFQVAYMEFLKANGIEDHSFVKEMDYQEVLNSQEIFGDELQMFAKKEMQKEVVVPKAKGEILGVVIVESGWGSMLPTVVIANLAPAGAAARCGQLNIGDQIIAINGVSLVGLPLSTCQTYIKNSKNQTVVKLTVVPCAPVVEVKIKRPDTKYQLGFSVQNGVICSLLRGGIAERGGVRVGHRIIEINNQSVVAVPHEKIVNLLATSVGEILMKTMPTSMFRLLTGQESPVYI